Proteins encoded in a region of the Apostichopus japonicus isolate 1M-3 chromosome 19, ASM3797524v1, whole genome shotgun sequence genome:
- the LOC139959891 gene encoding rRNA methyltransferase 2, mitochondrial-like — translation MSPKSLILRNLRFIHVPRGGLMKQAKSQSSRQWIARQERDQFVKSAKVQNYRARSAFKLLEIDDSFRILKPGNTVVDVGAAPGSWTQVAVDRVNAIPTDASQPEGMVISVDLLRIPPITGANILDHSDFSHGDVQDKILSLLSGRRVDVVLSDMAPNASGVRSMDHERIVSLFEAAWEFSKEVLTENGHFLGKLWDGEHVRRLKGDLHPFFRSLKVIKPKASRQESSELFLFARGFKRYLLHTSET, via the exons ATGTCGCCTAAATCATTAATTCTGAGAAACTTGAGATTTATTCATGTGCCTCGTGGGGGCTTAATGAAGCAGGCAAAAAGTCAAAGCTCAAGGCAATGGATCGCAAGGCAAGAGAGGGATCAGTTTGTAAAATCGGCCAAG GTACAGAATTACAGGGCTCGAAGTGCTTTCAAACTGTTAGAAATAGATGACAGTTTCAGAATCTTGAAACCTGGCAATACAGTGGTTGATGTTGGAGCTGCCCCTGGTTCATGGACTCAGGTTGCAGTAGATCGAGTGAATGCAATACCCACAG ATGCTTCTCAACCTGAAGGAATGGTTATATCTGTTGACTTGCTTAGGATTCCACCAATCACAGGAGCCAATATTTTAGACCACTCAGATTTCTCTCACGGTGACGTGCAAGACAAAATTCTTTCCTTGCTCAGTGGAAGAAGAGTGGATGTAGTTCTAAGTGACATGGCACCAAATGCTTCCGGAGTACGATCTATGGATCATGAGAGAATCGTTTCTTTATTCGAGGCAGCTTGGGAATTCTCAAAGGAAGTGCTCACAGAAAATGGGCATTTTCTTGGAAAACTTTGGGATGGAGAGCATGTACGAAGACTGAAGGGTGACCTCCACCCTTTCTTCCGATCCCTTAAAGTGATCAAGCCAAAAGCGAGTCGTCAAGAATCATCTGAACTCTTCTTATTTGCAAGAGGTTTCAAAAGATATTTGCTACATACTTCAGAAACCTGA